A window of Gemmatimonadaceae bacterium contains these coding sequences:
- a CDS encoding SRPBCC domain-containing protein, giving the protein MAERNSDTVTANDRELVITRVFDAPRDLVWKAWTEPERIKQWSAPKGFTIPVAEGELRPGGAWKSCMRKPDGTDLWLAGVYREIEEPKRLVFTHAWLDEHGDPGPETVVTVTLVERGGKTEMTFRQSGFDSADSRDGHAGGWNECFDRLDELLARR; this is encoded by the coding sequence GTGGCCGAAAGAAATAGCGACACAGTGACAGCGAACGATCGAGAGCTCGTCATCACCCGCGTGTTCGATGCGCCACGCGATCTCGTGTGGAAGGCCTGGACGGAGCCTGAGCGAATCAAGCAGTGGTCGGCTCCGAAGGGCTTCACGATTCCCGTGGCCGAGGGTGAGCTCAGGCCCGGTGGCGCGTGGAAGTCCTGCATGCGGAAGCCTGACGGGACTGACTTATGGCTTGCCGGCGTGTATCGCGAGATAGAGGAGCCGAAGCGGCTCGTGTTCACGCACGCGTGGCTGGATGAGCACGGGGATCCCGGCCCGGAAACTGTCGTCACGGTGACTCTCGTCGAGCGCGGGGGGAAAACGGAGATGACGTTCCGTCAATCCGGTTTCGATTCAGCGGATTCGCGCGACGGTCACGCCGGCGGCTGGAACGAATGCTTCGATCGGCTGGACGAGCTGCTCGCGCGCAGGTAA
- a CDS encoding alpha/beta hydrolase, protein MATGSGRTGPSCEYAGLESIPADSPQCVAPAPPPPPPPPLPIFAGGEGPIADSVTTLRVHYATDRSRLPGNIVRYGRARGRLEYGVLDVSIPPGHRPGDLESPSWKRLEFHFNPRKHVMLHQVRPLSQAAMFGSLAEAVKGVDSRELFVFVHGFNVSFDDAARRTAQIAFDLNLRIVPVMYSWPSQAQTWAYTVDEASIEKTIPNLRSFLEQVAAKSGASKIHLLAHSMGSRGLVRALEQIAQSPRPVMFHNVILAAPDIDRDVFIEQIAPRLRRSAQRVTLYASANDEALKASRKVHGAPRLGQAGPSLTILRGMETIDASRVDGDWLGHSYIAANKQILDDLFSATVLNKAAQERNLRGASRRGLPYWILP, encoded by the coding sequence ATGGCGACGGGCTCCGGGCGTACCGGGCCGAGCTGCGAGTACGCCGGACTCGAGTCTATTCCTGCCGACAGCCCGCAGTGCGTAGCCCCAGCACCACCACCGCCGCCGCCGCCGCCGCTTCCGATTTTCGCCGGCGGAGAGGGTCCGATCGCTGACAGCGTAACGACTCTTCGCGTGCATTACGCCACGGACAGGTCACGCCTGCCGGGCAACATCGTTCGCTACGGCCGAGCACGCGGCCGATTGGAGTACGGAGTTCTCGATGTGTCGATCCCGCCTGGACATCGTCCGGGCGACCTGGAATCCCCGTCGTGGAAGCGTCTGGAGTTCCACTTCAATCCCCGAAAGCACGTCATGCTTCACCAGGTCCGCCCGCTTTCGCAGGCAGCGATGTTCGGCAGCCTCGCGGAAGCGGTGAAAGGGGTCGATAGTCGCGAGCTGTTCGTGTTCGTGCACGGCTTCAATGTCTCGTTCGACGATGCGGCGCGCCGAACCGCTCAAATCGCGTTCGATCTCAACTTGAGAATCGTTCCGGTCATGTACAGCTGGCCCTCGCAGGCGCAAACGTGGGCCTACACGGTAGACGAGGCGTCGATCGAGAAAACCATACCGAATCTCCGATCGTTCCTGGAGCAGGTCGCAGCGAAGAGCGGAGCGAGCAAGATTCATCTGCTCGCCCACTCCATGGGCAGCCGCGGGCTGGTGAGGGCATTGGAACAGATCGCGCAGAGCCCGCGTCCGGTGATGTTTCACAACGTCATTCTTGCTGCACCCGACATCGATCGGGATGTCTTCATCGAGCAGATCGCGCCTCGGCTGCGCCGTTCGGCGCAGCGTGTCACGCTTTACGCGTCGGCAAATGATGAGGCCCTCAAAGCCTCCCGCAAAGTGCACGGCGCACCGCGATTAGGCCAAGCCGGCCCGTCACTGACGATACTGAGAGGAATGGAGACGATCGATGCTTCGCGGGTCGACGGAGACTGGCTCGGTCACTCGTACATTGCCGCGAACAAGCAGATACTCGACGATCTCTTCTCCGCGACCGTCCTCAACAAGGCGGCGCAGGAAAGGAATCTTCGCGGCGCCAGCCGGAGAGGCCTTCCCTACTGGATTCTACCCTGA
- a CDS encoding AI-2E family transporter codes for MAPPDRGSFSPIGRMLLATAAAVAVLAGMRVAAPILAPVVIALVITIAWSPAAEWLRERGVNPTLAATAGIVAGLVVLGLLVALVWISLLQLQDKLPEYQPKIAALQATLTEKLRIIPIDSSRIFSVETFQPGNLVGYAVRIIRRLTETAGNLLILALLIAFMMLEAIGFPAKLRSAFASNPPVLESFHKLGEGIKSYVLINAVFGLAAAVVNTALLLALGVDFAFLWGVLSFLLSFVPNIGFIIALIPPALLTLIEFGFARAFIVLGGYTLINFLVDNVIKPRFVGQTLGLSPLMVVLSLLFWGWLLGPLGALIAIPLSIGLKLLLESFEESRWMAELMSDRPSGSNEPSGDVTP; via the coding sequence ATGGCCCCCCCCGATCGCGGGAGCTTCTCACCCATCGGCCGAATGCTTCTCGCCACGGCCGCGGCAGTCGCTGTGCTCGCCGGGATGCGAGTAGCCGCGCCGATCCTCGCGCCGGTAGTGATCGCCCTCGTCATTACGATCGCCTGGAGTCCTGCGGCGGAATGGCTGCGCGAACGTGGTGTCAATCCAACTCTGGCGGCCACCGCGGGAATCGTCGCTGGATTAGTCGTGCTCGGATTGCTCGTGGCGCTCGTCTGGATCTCGCTCCTCCAGCTTCAGGACAAGCTTCCGGAATACCAGCCAAAGATCGCCGCATTGCAGGCAACGCTCACCGAGAAGCTGCGCATCATTCCGATTGATTCGAGCCGCATCTTTTCGGTGGAGACCTTCCAGCCCGGCAATCTGGTTGGGTACGCCGTCAGGATCATCCGGCGTCTCACCGAGACGGCGGGCAATCTGCTCATTCTTGCGCTGCTGATCGCGTTCATGATGCTCGAAGCCATCGGCTTTCCCGCCAAGCTTCGTTCAGCATTCGCATCGAATCCTCCGGTGCTCGAGAGCTTTCACAAGCTTGGCGAGGGGATCAAGAGCTACGTGCTGATCAACGCGGTGTTCGGGCTCGCTGCAGCGGTTGTCAATACCGCTCTGCTTCTCGCCCTCGGCGTCGACTTCGCTTTTCTCTGGGGAGTTCTCTCCTTTCTCCTGAGCTTCGTCCCCAACATCGGGTTCATTATCGCGCTCATCCCGCCCGCGCTTCTCACGTTGATAGAGTTCGGGTTTGCGCGCGCCTTCATTGTTCTGGGCGGTTACACCCTCATCAACTTTCTGGTGGACAACGTCATCAAGCCAAGGTTTGTCGGGCAGACCCTTGGCCTTTCGCCGCTGATGGTGGTGCTCTCGCTGCTTTTCTGGGGATGGCTGCTCGGGCCGCTGGGCGCCTTGATCGCGATTCCACTGTCGATTGGTTTGAAGCTCCTGCTCGAGAGCTTTGAAGAGTCGAGATGGATGGCGGAGCTGATGAGCGATCGCCCGTCAGGCTCGAATGAACCCTCGGGAGATGTAACGCCGTAG
- a CDS encoding DUF4440 domain-containing protein, with protein MFGTALMLLGAFAFRANAQASPADNARAWREALRAADETASTAAFKTGIAAALPLAMTDDAVLLWDAAPIVSGRPGIQQLLAAQPGVRVSWQALSILVSRDGNFGVTFGATSRYGDSSAPVGSARYISVWRRAAPTGWRMTAHAQIGLVNPDSVKIPAALPGTLSPTKVPQDPFAAADIAFARMAIDSGAPAAFYHYSAPDGMTFAGTGELNIGPEAIRARLGEGAAGKAKWVWRPLITIAAASGELGATVGTAEIQLGAGPNDVFFSKYLSIWKRQPDGSIKFVVDGGSGRPQRP; from the coding sequence ATGTTCGGCACGGCACTGATGCTGCTCGGCGCCTTCGCGTTTCGAGCGAATGCCCAGGCGAGCCCCGCTGACAACGCGCGTGCATGGCGCGAAGCACTCCGCGCCGCCGACGAGACGGCCAGCACCGCCGCATTCAAGACCGGTATCGCCGCAGCGCTTCCTCTTGCAATGACTGACGACGCGGTGCTCCTCTGGGACGCGGCTCCGATTGTATCCGGACGCCCCGGAATCCAGCAGCTGCTCGCTGCACAGCCAGGCGTTCGAGTGAGCTGGCAAGCGCTCAGCATTCTTGTCTCGAGGGATGGGAACTTCGGTGTCACATTCGGCGCGACGTCGCGGTACGGCGATAGCAGTGCGCCTGTGGGCTCCGCGCGATACATCAGCGTCTGGCGACGCGCTGCTCCCACCGGCTGGAGAATGACGGCGCACGCGCAGATAGGACTAGTGAACCCCGACAGCGTGAAAATCCCCGCTGCTCTGCCCGGGACTCTGAGCCCAACCAAGGTTCCGCAAGACCCGTTTGCCGCAGCCGACATCGCATTCGCGCGGATGGCAATCGACAGCGGAGCACCGGCCGCGTTCTACCATTACAGCGCGCCCGACGGAATGACTTTCGCCGGCACAGGCGAGCTCAACATCGGTCCGGAAGCGATTCGCGCCCGCCTCGGGGAAGGCGCCGCTGGAAAAGCGAAATGGGTGTGGCGTCCATTAATCACGATTGCCGCCGCGTCAGGCGAGCTCGGAGCAACCGTGGGCACCGCGGAAATTCAGCTAGGCGCGGGACCGAACGATGTCTTCTTCTCGAAGTACCTGAGTATATGGAAGCGGCAACCTGACGGATCGATCAAGTTCGTCGTCGACGGAGGTAGCGGTCGGCCGCAGAGGCCGTGA
- a CDS encoding TonB-dependent siderophore receptor — protein MRLTASVACLVLTVSFAAAAAAQETPKNPADSTAPPEVTPADTGRAQKLEPVAVRATRGRYVPGLNRSGLKSPVLLRDVPQSVSVVSSQMIRDGGMQSLADVARYIPGITAGQGEGNRDQMILRGNSSTADFYVDGVRDDVQYFRDIFNVESVEALKGPNAMIFGRGGGGGVINRVMKQADFNTVRDVSAEVGAYDHRRFSADLGQALSPSMATRLTSMYQSSRSFRNGVDLERYGVNPTLSFSGPNTSVAVGYEHFQDHRTADRGIPSFEGRPFEANRSTFFGDPRASHSDARVNAATATITHQAPAGVILTSRTRFAGYDKFYSNVFPGAVSATGTTVSISAYDNATTRRNFFTQADAVLPVFTGRINHTMVLGAEAGRQSTDNFRRTGYFNGTATATSMPVSSPTISAPLEFRQSATDADNHVDNTVLSLYGQDQIRLSQRWQIVAGLRYESFDIDFQNNRDDSSLSRQDGMISPRVGLVYKPRAPISLYSSASVSYLPSSGDQFSALTEVTRALEPERFVNYETGLKWDVSDRLAFSAAAYRLDRDNTRANDPTDPARILQTGSQRTNGFELDLRGELTQAWEVAGGYSWQNAFISSATTAAPRGARVPLVPRAATSLWNRVRLTDRVALGAGIIHQSKSFAAIDNTVTLPAFTKLDGAAYYAFGRNLRAQINVENVFNARYYPTANNNNNISPGAPRTLRFSVTTGF, from the coding sequence ATGAGATTGACCGCTTCAGTCGCCTGCCTGGTATTGACTGTCTCCTTCGCCGCCGCCGCTGCAGCGCAGGAGACCCCCAAAAACCCCGCCGATAGTACCGCGCCCCCGGAAGTCACTCCCGCCGACACCGGACGCGCGCAGAAACTCGAGCCGGTCGCGGTAAGGGCGACGCGAGGCAGATACGTCCCGGGACTCAACAGGTCGGGGCTCAAGTCTCCCGTGCTTCTTCGCGACGTGCCGCAGTCGGTGTCGGTCGTCTCGAGCCAGATGATCCGCGACGGCGGCATGCAGAGTCTGGCGGACGTCGCGCGCTATATCCCCGGAATCACGGCGGGACAGGGCGAGGGAAACCGCGACCAGATGATACTGCGCGGCAACAGCTCCACCGCGGATTTCTACGTCGACGGTGTGCGTGACGACGTCCAGTACTTCCGCGACATCTTCAACGTCGAGAGCGTCGAAGCGCTGAAGGGCCCGAATGCGATGATCTTCGGACGAGGCGGCGGCGGCGGAGTCATCAACCGTGTGATGAAGCAGGCCGACTTCAACACGGTGCGGGACGTGAGCGCCGAAGTCGGAGCGTACGACCACAGGCGCTTCTCGGCCGATCTCGGCCAGGCGTTGTCCCCCTCGATGGCTACCCGCCTGACGAGCATGTATCAGTCATCCCGGTCGTTTCGGAACGGCGTCGATCTCGAGCGCTACGGAGTGAATCCCACGCTCAGTTTCAGCGGACCGAACACGAGTGTCGCCGTCGGATACGAGCATTTCCAGGATCATCGGACGGCGGATCGCGGAATTCCGTCGTTCGAGGGTCGCCCTTTCGAGGCAAACCGCTCGACGTTCTTCGGAGACCCGCGGGCGAGCCACTCGGACGCCAGAGTAAACGCTGCAACCGCTACGATCACGCATCAAGCGCCGGCCGGCGTGATCCTCACGAGCCGGACTCGGTTCGCCGGGTACGACAAGTTCTACAGCAACGTTTTCCCCGGCGCAGTGAGTGCGACCGGCACCACGGTCAGCATCTCGGCGTACGACAATGCGACGACGCGTAGAAATTTCTTCACGCAGGCCGACGCGGTGCTGCCGGTGTTCACGGGCCGCATCAACCACACGATGGTGCTCGGTGCCGAGGCAGGAAGGCAATCGACCGACAATTTCCGGCGCACGGGATACTTCAACGGCACGGCAACGGCGACGTCGATGCCCGTATCGAGCCCGACAATATCCGCGCCGCTGGAGTTCAGGCAGAGCGCGACCGACGCCGACAATCACGTCGACAATACCGTTCTGTCACTCTATGGACAGGATCAGATACGCCTCTCGCAGCGATGGCAGATTGTCGCAGGACTCAGATACGAGAGCTTCGACATCGACTTTCAGAACAACCGCGATGACAGCTCGCTCAGCCGTCAGGACGGGATGATCTCCCCGCGCGTCGGACTTGTTTACAAGCCTCGTGCGCCAATCTCACTGTACAGCTCCGCCAGCGTTTCGTACCTCCCGAGCTCGGGTGATCAGTTCTCGGCGCTCACAGAGGTGACGCGGGCGCTCGAGCCGGAGCGCTTCGTCAATTATGAGACCGGCCTGAAATGGGACGTGAGCGATCGCCTCGCATTCTCAGCCGCAGCATATCGCCTCGATCGCGACAACACTCGGGCGAACGATCCCACGGACCCGGCGCGGATACTTCAGACGGGTAGCCAGCGGACGAATGGATTCGAGCTCGACTTGCGTGGTGAGCTTACACAGGCCTGGGAAGTCGCAGGCGGGTACTCCTGGCAGAACGCGTTCATCAGCAGCGCTACGACCGCTGCGCCACGCGGAGCGCGGGTACCACTCGTTCCGCGAGCCGCGACGTCGCTGTGGAACCGCGTGAGACTGACCGACCGCGTGGCACTCGGCGCCGGAATCATTCACCAGAGCAAATCGTTCGCGGCAATCGACAACACGGTTACGCTGCCCGCGTTTACGAAGCTCGACGGCGCGGCTTACTATGCTTTCGGTCGCAACCTGCGCGCGCAGATCAACGTCGAGAACGTGTTCAACGCGCGCTACTACCCCACGGCAAACAACAATAACAACATCAGCCCGGGTGCTCCGCGAACGCTCCGGTTCTCAGTCACGACGGGATTTTAG
- a CDS encoding UBP-type zinc finger domain-containing protein produces MTNCIHLDSIRPVQPRTPQGCEECLKTGLTWVHLRLCMTCGHVGCCDNSQGRHATAHFHASAHPIIRSFEPGEDWAWCYVDELFIEPAPMPA; encoded by the coding sequence ATGACAAACTGCATCCACCTCGATTCGATTCGTCCCGTTCAGCCGCGAACGCCGCAGGGTTGCGAGGAATGTCTCAAGACGGGGTTGACCTGGGTTCACCTTCGCCTCTGCATGACCTGTGGCCACGTCGGATGCTGCGATAATTCTCAGGGCAGGCACGCCACGGCGCATTTTCACGCGAGCGCCCACCCGATCATTCGGAGCTTCGAGCCGGGGGAAGACTGGGCGTGGTGCTACGTGGACGAGCTGTTCATCGAGCCCGCACCCATGCCTGCCTAA
- a CDS encoding protein kinase, with the protein MADDVSRLYAALADRYEIEREIGHGGMATVYLARDLRHARVVAIKVLNREAGQAIGADRFIREISIAAQLQHPHILTLIDSGDADGFLHYVMPYVDGESLRSRLSRDGALPVSEATRLFREIVDALAHAHQHGMVHRDIKPDNVMISNRHALVLDFGVAKAMGSASAHNLTATGMSLGTPAYMAPEQVTADEDVDQRADIYSAGIVAYEMLAGKPPFTGNSQQVMSAHVVTAPEPLSSAKPSVPPEVSRIVMKCLEKQREARYQSAAELLTELEALATPTGTFTSGSSANGRSSNAKRLIAGAAAGVILAAGAAYALTSNWRRERWVRSEAMPAIQRHIEAGANDSAFALAMQVVAVNPRDSVLGSLWARFTRKGVFLTQPAGAKVYRALFNDTTHWELVGTTPTDTVRLPSQPSISRIRIEMPGYRTVNRVMVVPAGTIVLDAANAPNAEMVRVTGGNFPGALPGLDALEPIALSDFLMDRHEVTNRQYKAFVDAGGYAKPEYWEHEFVKDGRRLNFAEATALFIDKTGRPGPSTWEAGDFPSSQGDFAVGGISWYEAAAYAKFAGKSLPTLYHWARAATLPISAYIVPGSNFAGQGPARGGTTAGMSGFGVFDMAGNVREWCFNGDSQNRFILGGGWSDATYLFNDAFTQPPFDRSVINGIRLVKYLKDEPNLRTAMQPVARAYRDYSAEKPVSDAEFRTFLTLYDYDPLPLEAKVEERDNADANMSREKVTFAAAYGNERVTAYIFLPKGRKPPYQTIVYFPGSNAIHTRSSTNNLEINRIDFFLKSGRAVIYPIYKGTYERGDSLKSDYADETIFYRDHVLMWAKDLRRSIDYLETRPEIDSKKLGYFGVSWGGYLGGIMPAVEPRLKTAILYVAGLEMERPRPEADPLNFLPRVRVPVIMLNGKYDHFFPPETSQKPFFRLLGTPADQKRYVLYEGGHFVPRTQLIAESLSWLDKYLGPVR; encoded by the coding sequence ATGGCCGACGACGTCAGTCGCCTGTACGCCGCACTTGCGGACCGTTACGAGATAGAGCGAGAGATCGGACACGGCGGGATGGCCACCGTGTACCTGGCCCGTGATCTCCGCCATGCTCGCGTCGTCGCTATTAAAGTCCTCAACCGCGAAGCCGGTCAGGCGATTGGAGCCGACCGCTTCATCCGGGAAATCTCCATCGCTGCGCAGCTTCAGCATCCGCACATACTGACGCTGATCGACTCGGGCGACGCGGATGGCTTCCTCCATTACGTCATGCCGTACGTCGATGGAGAGTCTCTCAGGTCGAGACTCTCCCGCGATGGCGCGCTGCCCGTTTCGGAAGCCACTCGACTTTTCCGCGAGATCGTTGACGCGCTGGCTCATGCCCACCAGCACGGCATGGTTCACCGCGACATCAAGCCCGACAACGTGATGATCTCGAATCGCCACGCACTCGTGCTCGACTTCGGTGTGGCGAAAGCAATGGGCTCCGCGAGTGCACACAACCTCACGGCAACAGGCATGTCGCTTGGCACTCCGGCGTACATGGCGCCGGAGCAGGTCACGGCCGATGAGGACGTGGACCAGCGGGCCGATATCTATTCGGCCGGCATCGTCGCGTACGAGATGCTCGCTGGAAAGCCTCCGTTCACGGGGAATTCGCAGCAGGTGATGTCGGCACATGTGGTGACTGCGCCGGAGCCGCTCTCAAGCGCGAAGCCGTCGGTGCCTCCTGAAGTCTCGCGCATAGTAATGAAGTGCCTCGAGAAGCAACGGGAGGCGCGCTATCAAAGTGCGGCCGAGCTGCTGACCGAGCTCGAAGCTCTTGCGACCCCAACCGGGACCTTCACCAGCGGCAGCTCGGCAAATGGCAGATCGTCGAATGCCAAACGCCTTATTGCGGGAGCTGCGGCCGGTGTAATCCTGGCAGCCGGAGCTGCCTACGCACTCACATCCAATTGGCGTCGCGAACGGTGGGTGCGCAGCGAAGCAATGCCGGCAATCCAGCGCCACATCGAAGCTGGCGCGAACGACAGCGCGTTCGCGCTCGCAATGCAGGTCGTGGCTGTGAACCCTCGTGATTCCGTTCTCGGATCACTCTGGGCGCGGTTCACTCGCAAGGGAGTTTTCCTGACCCAGCCCGCAGGTGCGAAGGTCTACCGCGCACTTTTCAATGACACGACGCATTGGGAACTGGTTGGCACAACTCCCACCGACACGGTGCGGCTGCCCAGCCAGCCGTCGATATCGAGAATCCGCATTGAGATGCCGGGCTATAGAACGGTGAATCGGGTGATGGTCGTACCCGCGGGCACGATCGTGCTCGACGCCGCGAACGCACCCAATGCGGAAATGGTGCGCGTCACCGGCGGAAACTTCCCGGGTGCCCTGCCTGGTCTCGATGCGCTCGAGCCGATAGCGCTCTCAGACTTTCTCATGGACCGCCACGAGGTCACCAATCGCCAGTACAAGGCGTTCGTGGACGCCGGAGGTTACGCGAAACCGGAGTATTGGGAGCATGAATTCGTGAAGGACGGCCGGCGGCTCAACTTCGCTGAGGCAACGGCGCTTTTCATCGACAAAACGGGCCGACCCGGCCCCTCCACCTGGGAGGCGGGAGATTTTCCTTCCAGCCAGGGGGACTTCGCGGTTGGCGGCATCAGCTGGTACGAGGCCGCCGCTTATGCGAAGTTCGCCGGCAAGTCTCTCCCTACTCTGTATCACTGGGCGCGCGCCGCGACTTTGCCGATCAGCGCCTACATCGTTCCGGGCAGCAACTTTGCCGGTCAGGGCCCCGCGCGCGGAGGAACTACAGCCGGCATGAGCGGATTCGGGGTGTTCGACATGGCGGGGAACGTCCGCGAATGGTGCTTCAACGGTGACAGTCAGAATCGATTCATTCTGGGCGGGGGATGGAGCGATGCGACATACCTGTTCAACGACGCGTTCACTCAGCCGCCGTTCGACCGCTCAGTGATAAACGGGATTCGACTCGTGAAGTACCTGAAGGACGAGCCCAACCTTCGCACTGCGATGCAGCCGGTCGCACGCGCCTACCGCGATTATTCCGCCGAGAAGCCGGTGTCGGACGCGGAGTTCAGAACTTTCCTCACGCTTTACGACTACGACCCTCTTCCGCTCGAAGCGAAGGTCGAGGAAAGGGACAATGCCGACGCGAACATGTCCCGCGAAAAGGTCACCTTCGCGGCCGCGTACGGAAACGAGCGCGTCACGGCTTACATTTTCCTTCCGAAGGGACGTAAGCCACCGTATCAGACGATCGTCTACTTTCCCGGCTCCAACGCGATTCACACGCGGTCGAGCACCAACAATCTCGAGATCAACCGGATCGACTTTTTCCTGAAGAGCGGAAGAGCAGTCATCTATCCGATCTACAAGGGGACCTATGAGCGCGGCGACAGTCTCAAGAGTGATTACGCCGACGAGACGATCTTCTATCGCGACCACGTCCTGATGTGGGCGAAGGATCTCCGGCGTTCAATCGATTATCTGGAGACACGGCCGGAGATCGACTCGAAAAAGCTGGGATATTTCGGTGTCAGCTGGGGCGGCTACCTGGGCGGGATCATGCCGGCAGTCGAGCCTCGCCTCAAGACAGCTATTCTCTATGTGGCCGGACTCGAGATGGAGCGCCCGCGGCCGGAAGCAGACCCACTCAATTTTCTTCCGCGGGTTCGAGTCCCCGTCATCATGCTCAACGGGAAGTACGATCACTTCTTCCCGCCGGAGACGTCACAGAAACCGTTTTTCCGACTGCTCGGCACTCCTGCCGATCAAAAGCGTTACGTGCTCTATGAAGGCGGGCATTTTGTTCCAAGAACACAGCTCATTGCGGAGTCGCTGAGCTGGCTCGACAAATATCTCGGACCGGTGCGGTGA
- a CDS encoding metalloregulator ArsR/SmtB family transcription factor, with product MERLNLAFGALADPTRRAILSGLASGEASVSDLARPFKMSLPAVSKHLKVLQRAGLVTQGREAQWRPCRLEAAPLKEVADWVERYRVYWEQSFDSLEDYLLNVQSKEKKRGRKK from the coding sequence GTGGAACGACTGAACCTCGCGTTCGGCGCTCTAGCCGATCCGACACGGCGGGCGATCCTCTCCGGGCTTGCTTCCGGCGAAGCTTCTGTGTCCGATCTGGCGAGACCGTTCAAAATGAGCCTTCCTGCCGTCTCGAAGCATCTCAAGGTCCTGCAGCGCGCGGGGCTCGTCACGCAGGGGCGCGAGGCGCAGTGGCGGCCGTGCCGGCTCGAGGCCGCACCGCTGAAGGAGGTCGCCGACTGGGTGGAGCGTTATCGCGTTTACTGGGAGCAGAGCTTCGACAGTCTCGAAGACTATCTACTGAACGTCCAATCAAAGGAGAAGAAACGTGGCCGAAAGAAATAG
- a CDS encoding dihydrodipicolinate synthase family protein — protein MNTRARITGVLAPVVTPFNADLSPDPERLARHCRWLLSQNVGLAVFGTNSEANSLAVDEKIELLDRLVDSEVDPARMMPGTGCCALTDSVRLTAHATKVGCAGVLMLPPFYYKGVSEEGLFRSFAEVIERVGDNRLRIYLYNIPPVSQVAITVPLIERLLEAYPEIIAGVKDSSGDWSNTKAYLDNFGKQAFDVFPGSETFLLQGLRNGGAGCISATANVNPAAIARLFATWQAADADEQQSALNEIRGVFAKYPMIPALKAAIASYTGDADWAVVRPPLVELSAEQNTSLLEDLVHAGFTMPGLERSTAAA, from the coding sequence GTGAACACAAGAGCGCGCATCACGGGCGTCCTGGCACCGGTCGTCACCCCTTTCAACGCGGATCTTTCCCCCGATCCGGAGCGGTTGGCCAGGCATTGCCGCTGGCTGCTGTCGCAGAATGTCGGCCTGGCTGTATTCGGGACGAATTCCGAGGCGAATTCGCTGGCGGTCGACGAGAAAATCGAGCTCCTCGACCGACTCGTTGACAGCGAAGTGGACCCGGCGCGCATGATGCCGGGCACCGGTTGTTGCGCGCTGACGGACTCGGTTCGGCTCACGGCACATGCGACGAAAGTCGGCTGCGCGGGAGTGCTGATGCTCCCACCGTTCTACTACAAAGGCGTGAGCGAGGAGGGACTCTTCCGAAGCTTCGCCGAGGTGATCGAGCGCGTCGGCGACAATCGCCTGCGCATCTACCTCTATAACATCCCGCCGGTTTCACAGGTCGCGATCACGGTTCCATTGATCGAGCGACTGCTCGAGGCGTATCCGGAGATCATCGCGGGCGTCAAGGATTCCTCGGGCGATTGGAGCAACACGAAGGCGTATCTCGACAACTTCGGCAAGCAAGCTTTCGACGTCTTTCCGGGAAGCGAGACCTTCCTGCTCCAGGGGCTACGGAATGGGGGAGCGGGCTGCATCAGCGCCACGGCGAATGTGAACCCGGCCGCCATTGCGCGGCTCTTCGCCACATGGCAGGCGGCCGATGCAGACGAACAGCAGTCGGCGCTCAATGAGATTCGTGGTGTCTTCGCGAAATATCCAATGATCCCCGCGCTCAAAGCCGCGATCGCCAGCTACACCGGCGATGCGGACTGGGCGGTCGTACGTCCCCCGCTCGTCGAGCTTTCGGCAGAACAGAACACTTCACTGCTCGAGGATCTCGTGCATGCCGGCTTTACCATGCCGGGACTCGAGAGATCGACGGCGGCCGCATAA